A genomic segment from Deinococcus radiopugnans ATCC 19172 encodes:
- a CDS encoding GNAT family N-acetyltransferase, giving the protein MEAAIRLKSWDALRRACELEGNPYGVTLYEKEGLRASLVRALPKLPWFNTVSGLTQDTLTELDGALSMYQMEGIAPRLGVWATHLTPTLGAALYDRGFTPVGVGATLYAAAAPTPGTFAGVDVRELDAGEDRATFRAVLLEGYGFTNPAQRALAVLEHEGPGVRRYLARVDGQPAAAATLSAHDGVAFLAGAATRPEFRQRGAQAALIHRRLNDAARTCELVTVTTAFASASQRNLERQGLRVAQLKTLWAAWSSVGEQP; this is encoded by the coding sequence TTGGAAGCGGCGATTCGCCTCAAGAGCTGGGACGCCCTACGCCGGGCCTGCGAATTGGAGGGCAATCCTTACGGCGTCACCCTGTACGAGAAGGAAGGGTTGCGGGCCTCGTTGGTGCGTGCCCTGCCGAAACTGCCCTGGTTTAACACGGTGTCTGGCCTGACCCAGGACACGCTGACCGAGCTGGACGGGGCGCTGTCCATGTACCAGATGGAGGGGATTGCTCCTCGCCTGGGCGTCTGGGCCACGCATCTGACCCCGACGCTGGGCGCGGCGCTGTATGACCGGGGCTTCACGCCGGTTGGGGTGGGCGCAACGCTCTACGCGGCGGCGGCTCCCACGCCCGGCACGTTTGCGGGGGTGGATGTGCGTGAACTGGACGCGGGCGAGGACAGGGCGACTTTCAGGGCTGTTCTGCTGGAGGGCTACGGGTTTACGAATCCGGCCCAACGGGCGCTGGCGGTTCTTGAGCATGAGGGGCCGGGCGTGCGCCGCTACCTGGCCCGTGTGGACGGGCAGCCCGCCGCAGCCGCCACCCTGAGCGCGCATGACGGCGTGGCATTTCTCGCCGGGGCGGCCACACGGCCCGAGTTCCGGCAGCGGGGCGCGCAGGCGGCGCTGATTCACCGTCGCCTGAACGACGCGGCCCGGACCTGCGAGCTGGTCACGGTGACCACCGCCTTCGCCTCGGCCAGCCAGCGCAATCTGGAACGGCAGGGCCTGCGGGTGGCGCAGCTCAAAACGTTGTGGGCCGCGTGGAGCAGCGTCGGGGAGCAACCGTAG
- a CDS encoding CBS domain-containing protein, with protein sequence MLVHELMSAPAVVAPPSLSLPDAAHLMKSRGIRRLPVVDGSRLVGIVTDRDIREALPSKVSSLSPWEATTRLAAVSVQDVMRRSVLTTTADADARDAAHTLLHHRVGALPVIDDAGTVIGLLTVSDVLRDYARPAAAPGAPEARP encoded by the coding sequence ATGCTGGTCCATGAGTTGATGAGTGCCCCAGCCGTCGTCGCGCCGCCCTCATTGTCGCTGCCCGACGCGGCCCACCTGATGAAATCGCGCGGCATTCGCCGCCTGCCGGTGGTGGACGGGTCCCGGCTGGTGGGCATCGTCACCGACCGCGACATCCGTGAGGCGCTGCCCAGCAAGGTCAGCAGCCTCTCGCCGTGGGAGGCCACCACCCGGCTGGCCGCCGTGAGCGTGCAGGACGTGATGCGCCGCAGCGTGCTGACCACCACCGCCGACGCCGACGCGCGTGACGCGGCCCACACCCTGCTGCACCACCGCGTGGGCGCCCTGCCGGTGATCGACGACGCCGGCACCGTGATCGGCCTGCTGACGGTCAGCGATGTGCTGCGCGACTACGCCCGCCCGGCGGCGGCGCCGGGTGCCCCCGAGGCCCGGCCATGA
- a CDS encoding cytochrome c oxidase subunit II: MAAPRSAGQRLDHHTLEKYENIWFGIATVMILLLFVTVLASFFSGTYPSLNGEGGHHITGVKNGRLNPKNFAATPFATPGLRQNADGSYEAFVIARAFQFEPAVLKVPVGQPVTIHVTSADVLHGYFIEGTNINATAIPGQVSSFTTTFRRPGTLNLICNEYCGTGHHNMINSVKVEVQEP, translated from the coding sequence GTGGCGGCGCCACGCTCCGCAGGCCAGCGCCTGGACCATCACACGCTTGAAAAGTACGAGAACATCTGGTTCGGCATCGCCACCGTGATGATTCTGCTGCTGTTCGTGACCGTGCTGGCCAGCTTTTTCAGCGGCACCTATCCCTCGCTCAACGGGGAAGGGGGCCACCACATTACCGGCGTGAAAAACGGGCGGCTCAATCCCAAGAACTTCGCGGCCACGCCGTTTGCCACCCCCGGCCTGCGGCAGAACGCCGACGGCAGCTACGAGGCCTTCGTGATCGCCAGGGCCTTCCAGTTTGAACCCGCCGTGCTGAAGGTGCCGGTGGGCCAGCCGGTGACGATTCATGTGACCTCGGCAGACGTGCTGCACGGCTATTTCATTGAGGGCACCAACATCAACGCCACGGCCATTCCGGGACAGGTGTCGAGCTTTACCACCACCTTTCGCCGCCCCGGCACCCTCAACCTGATCTGCAACGAGTACTGCGGCACCGGGCACCACAACATGATCAACAGCGTGAAGGTGGAAGTTCAGGAGCCGTAG
- a CDS encoding DUF4032 domain-containing protein, producing MTRSTARGEVERARLMSDVRDLLAILRGQPNELLPFEWVRHLGPLGEHSLGVQAIPVAHIIGSVDRYREFDRHYLPKEKHLDERWIGVRSAQLQGKELPPIQVYKVGELYFVKDGNHRVSVARRQGQMYIDAHVIELNVTVPPEESDTLTDLIIKGEYAQFLRATGLDLLVPGHREILFTTPGRYDKLLEHIRTRQYFLDRKPGRAGLPPVTWEEAVVSWYTRLYLRIVENLELHHVMFRFPGRTEADLYLWIMDHRYFLTQKGGHDVGSEAATRDFRQHYAPPAYKRLGQRMKLLLRGKLDPAT from the coding sequence ATGACCCGCAGCACCGCACGCGGCGAGGTGGAACGCGCCCGATTGATGAGCGACGTGCGCGATCTGCTGGCGATCCTGCGCGGTCAGCCCAACGAACTGCTGCCCTTCGAGTGGGTCCGGCATCTGGGGCCGCTGGGCGAACACAGCCTGGGGGTGCAGGCCATTCCGGTGGCCCACATCATCGGTTCAGTGGACCGCTACCGCGAATTTGACCGTCATTACCTGCCCAAGGAAAAACACTTGGACGAGCGCTGGATCGGCGTCCGCAGCGCGCAGCTGCAGGGCAAGGAGTTGCCGCCCATCCAGGTGTACAAGGTGGGCGAGCTGTACTTCGTCAAGGACGGCAATCACCGCGTCTCGGTGGCCCGCCGCCAGGGGCAGATGTACATCGACGCCCACGTCATCGAGCTGAACGTGACCGTGCCGCCGGAGGAAAGCGACACCCTGACGGACCTGATCATCAAGGGCGAGTACGCGCAGTTTCTGCGGGCCACGGGGCTGGACCTGCTGGTGCCGGGCCACCGCGAAATTCTGTTCACCACGCCGGGGCGCTACGACAAGCTGCTGGAGCACATCCGCACCCGGCAGTATTTTCTGGACCGCAAGCCGGGACGAGCGGGCCTGCCGCCCGTGACCTGGGAGGAGGCGGTGGTGAGCTGGTACACCCGCCTGTACCTGCGGATCGTGGAGAATCTGGAGTTGCACCACGTCATGTTCCGCTTTCCGGGCCGCACCGAGGCGGACCTGTACCTGTGGATCATGGACCACCGCTACTTTCTGACCCAGAAGGGCGGCCATGACGTGGGCAGCGAGGCCGCCACCCGCGACTTCCGCCAGCACTACGCCCCGCCCGCCTACAAGCGCCTGGGCCAGCGCATGAAGTTGCTGCTGCGGGGCAAGCTGGACCCGGCGACGTAA
- a CDS encoding M17 family metallopeptidase has translation MQLVDSLERADLSLTFAGTSAGHPERLTRGLEAGEVRLISRGEDGDTALALTPDTAQDARELGAALAKLARELKAETVKVAATNHAAALASAALAAGWQDRRYKGGGEQPAALQLQVDGLDAAAAAHLRGVAAGVTFARELVSAPANHLNPATMAREAQTLSSHGVEVEVWDGPTIEARGMGLLAAVAAGSAAGPRLIRLTLPAQGAATRIIALVGKGITFDTGGYSLKTGAGMYGMKNDMGGAGAVLGAMRALAELRGRIPKGTEVRAYVAAAENMVGPHAMRPGDVYRAANGKTVEVTNTDAEGRLVLADALAVACDEGATELVDLATLTGVKVAALGNDIAALFCSDATLAAQLKAGAEAAGELVWELPLHGAYLKSYRKNTIADLKNSDMVPAGGSIKAALFLQQFVTRPWAHLDIAGNAAKEDVATGWGVGTLVEYVLAGEA, from the coding sequence ATGCAACTTGTGGATTCGCTGGAGCGCGCCGACCTCTCGCTGACCTTTGCCGGGACGAGCGCGGGCCATCCCGAACGGCTCACCCGTGGTCTGGAAGCGGGCGAGGTGCGGCTGATCTCGCGCGGTGAGGACGGTGACACGGCGCTGGCGCTGACGCCCGACACCGCGCAGGACGCCCGCGAACTGGGCGCAGCCCTGGCAAAGCTGGCGCGTGAATTGAAGGCCGAGACCGTGAAGGTGGCCGCCACGAACCACGCCGCCGCGCTGGCCTCCGCCGCATTGGCCGCCGGCTGGCAGGACCGCCGCTACAAGGGTGGAGGCGAACAGCCAGCGGCACTGCAGCTTCAGGTGGACGGGCTGGACGCCGCCGCCGCCGCACACCTGCGGGGCGTGGCGGCGGGCGTGACGTTTGCCCGTGAACTGGTCAGCGCCCCAGCCAATCACCTCAACCCGGCCACGATGGCGCGCGAGGCGCAGACGCTGTCCTCTCACGGCGTGGAGGTCGAGGTCTGGGACGGCCCCACCATCGAGGCGCGCGGCATGGGCCTGCTGGCGGCGGTGGCGGCGGGCAGCGCGGCGGGACCACGCCTGATTCGCCTGACGCTGCCCGCACAGGGCGCGGCCACGCGAATCATCGCGCTGGTGGGCAAGGGCATCACCTTCGACACCGGGGGCTACAGCCTCAAGACCGGGGCGGGCATGTACGGCATGAAGAACGACATGGGCGGCGCGGGCGCGGTGCTGGGGGCCATGCGCGCCCTGGCCGAACTGCGCGGCCGCATTCCCAAAGGCACCGAGGTTCGCGCCTACGTGGCCGCCGCCGAGAACATGGTGGGGCCGCACGCCATGCGCCCTGGCGACGTGTACCGCGCCGCCAACGGCAAGACCGTGGAGGTCACCAACACCGACGCCGAGGGCCGGCTGGTGCTGGCCGACGCCCTGGCCGTGGCCTGCGACGAGGGCGCCACCGAACTGGTCGATCTGGCGACGCTGACCGGCGTGAAGGTGGCGGCGCTGGGCAACGACATCGCCGCCCTGTTCTGCTCCGACGCCACCCTGGCCGCGCAGCTCAAGGCGGGCGCGGAGGCCGCCGGGGAACTGGTGTGGGAACTGCCGCTGCACGGGGCGTACCTGAAGTCCTACCGCAAGAACACCATCGCGGACCTGAAGAACAGCGACATGGTGCCGGCCGGGGGCAGCATCAAGGCGGCCCTGTTCCTCCAGCAGTTCGTGACCCGTCCGTGGGCACACCTGGACATCGCCGGCAACGCGGCGAAAGAGGACGTGGCGACGGGCTGGGGCGTGGGGACACTGGTGGAATACGTGCTGGCGGGCGAGGCGTAA